The Micromonospora krabiensis genome window below encodes:
- a CDS encoding aminotransferase-like domain-containing protein: MTGTTLDDYTDRYARRVRGMTASEIRALFAVASRPEVVSLAGGAPYIAALPLDAVGEMLGRLGGEHGVTTLQYGIGQGTLELRERICEVMALSGIDAACGASPEDVVVTVGGQQALDLVARLFLDPGDVVLAEGPTYVGALGVFQAAQAQVVHVPMDSDGLIPEALEAAIADLARAGRRVKFLYTIPTYQNPTGVTLSEERRERVLDICERAGLLVVEDDPYGQLGFEGEAPAPLRARRRDGVFYLSTFSKTFAPGLRVGWILAPHAVRDKLVIASEAQILCPSGYAQAAVATYLSTMPWRQQLKVYREVYRERRDALLDALADLMPEGTTWTRPGGGLFVWATLPDGLDSKAMMPRAIAARVAYVPGTGFYADGTGTGHMRLNFSFPPPERIREGVRRLAGVMEQELATRRVFGAIRGEGPRRGRAGSDTPGPDLA, from the coding sequence ATGACCGGCACGACGCTCGACGACTACACCGACCGGTACGCCCGCCGCGTCCGCGGGATGACCGCCTCGGAGATCCGAGCGCTCTTCGCCGTGGCGAGCCGTCCGGAGGTCGTCTCGCTGGCCGGTGGCGCCCCCTACATCGCCGCGCTGCCGCTCGACGCGGTGGGTGAGATGCTCGGCCGGCTCGGTGGCGAGCACGGCGTGACCACCCTCCAGTACGGCATCGGCCAGGGCACCCTCGAGCTGCGCGAGCGGATCTGCGAGGTGATGGCGCTCTCCGGGATCGACGCCGCGTGCGGCGCCTCCCCCGAGGACGTGGTGGTGACCGTCGGCGGCCAGCAGGCCCTGGACCTGGTGGCGCGGCTCTTCCTCGACCCTGGTGACGTGGTGCTCGCCGAGGGCCCGACGTACGTCGGCGCGCTCGGGGTGTTCCAGGCCGCCCAGGCCCAGGTGGTGCACGTCCCGATGGACTCCGACGGTCTGATCCCCGAGGCGCTGGAGGCGGCCATCGCCGACCTGGCCCGCGCGGGACGTCGGGTCAAGTTCCTCTACACGATCCCCACCTACCAGAACCCGACCGGCGTGACCCTCTCCGAGGAGCGGCGCGAGCGGGTCCTCGACATCTGCGAACGGGCCGGGCTGCTGGTGGTCGAGGACGATCCGTACGGCCAGCTGGGTTTCGAGGGCGAGGCGCCCGCGCCGCTGCGCGCCCGCCGGCGCGACGGCGTCTTCTACCTCAGCACCTTCTCCAAGACCTTCGCCCCCGGCCTGCGGGTCGGCTGGATCCTGGCGCCGCACGCCGTCCGCGACAAGCTGGTGATCGCCAGCGAGGCGCAGATCCTCTGCCCCAGCGGCTACGCGCAGGCCGCCGTCGCGACCTACCTCAGCACCATGCCGTGGCGGCAGCAGCTCAAGGTCTACCGCGAGGTCTACCGGGAGCGGCGGGACGCCCTGCTCGACGCCCTCGCCGACCTGATGCCCGAGGGCACCACCTGGACGAGGCCCGGCGGTGGTCTCTTCGTCTGGGCCACCCTCCCCGACGGGCTCGACTCGAAGGCCATGATGCCGAGGGCCATCGCCGCCCGGGTCGCCTACGTGCCGGGCACCGGCTTCTACGCCGACGGCACCGGCACGGGTCACATGCGGCTCAACTTCAGCTTCCCGCCGCCGGAGCGGATCCGGGAGGGCGTCCGCCGGCTGGCCGGGGTGATGGAGCAGGAGCTCGCCACCCGGCGGGTGTTCGGCGCCATCCGTGGGGAGGGCCCCCGTCGTGGCCGGGCCGGCTCCGACACCCCGGGTCCCGACTTGGCATGA
- a CDS encoding D-alanine--D-alanine ligase family protein, protein MGTTAAEQPGLTASPATEDLHVLVLAGGLSYERDVSLRSGRRVLDALRAVGIDAELRDADVALLPALAADPPDAVVIALHGATGEDGSLRGVLDLCDVPYVGCDARASRLAWDKPSAKAVLREAGIPTPDWVALPHDRFSELGAVAVLDRIVDRLGLPLMVKPAQGGSGLGAAVVRDATALPAAMVGCFAYDTTALVERYVPGMDVAVSVVDLGDGPEALPAVEIVPRNGVYDYAARYTAGRTTWHAPARLQPEVADHVADVALAAHNALGLRDLSRVDMIVDADGRPHVLEVNVSPGMTETSLLPLAVSAAALDFGQVLSSLVARAATRRP, encoded by the coding sequence ATGGGTACGACCGCTGCCGAGCAGCCAGGGCTGACCGCGTCACCCGCCACCGAGGACCTGCACGTGCTGGTACTCGCCGGCGGGCTCTCCTACGAACGGGACGTCTCCCTGCGCTCCGGCCGCCGGGTCCTCGACGCGCTGCGCGCCGTCGGCATCGACGCCGAGCTCCGGGACGCCGACGTGGCCCTGCTGCCGGCCCTGGCCGCCGACCCGCCCGACGCCGTGGTGATCGCCCTGCACGGCGCCACCGGCGAGGACGGCTCACTGCGCGGCGTACTCGACCTCTGCGACGTGCCCTACGTCGGCTGCGACGCCCGCGCGTCCCGGCTCGCCTGGGACAAGCCGTCGGCCAAGGCGGTGCTCCGCGAGGCCGGCATCCCCACCCCCGACTGGGTGGCGCTGCCGCACGACCGCTTCTCCGAACTCGGCGCGGTGGCGGTGCTCGACCGGATCGTCGACCGCCTCGGCCTGCCGCTCATGGTCAAGCCGGCGCAGGGCGGTTCGGGCCTGGGCGCCGCCGTGGTCCGGGACGCCACCGCCCTCCCGGCCGCCATGGTCGGCTGTTTCGCGTACGACACGACGGCCCTCGTCGAGCGGTACGTACCCGGCATGGACGTCGCGGTCTCCGTCGTGGACCTGGGCGACGGCCCGGAGGCACTGCCCGCCGTCGAGATCGTGCCCCGCAACGGCGTGTACGACTACGCAGCCCGCTACACCGCCGGCCGCACCACCTGGCACGCCCCGGCCCGGCTCCAGCCCGAGGTCGCCGACCACGTCGCCGACGTCGCACTAGCCGCGCACAACGCGCTCGGCCTGCGGGACCTGTCCCGGGTCGACATGATCGTCGACGCCGACGGGCGGCCACACGTGCTGGAGGTCAACGTCTCCCCGGGGATGACCGAGACGTCCCTGCTCCCACTCGCGGTGTCCGCCGCCGCCCTCGACTTCGGCCAGGTGCTCAGCTCCCTGGTCGCGCGGGCCGCGACCCGCCGTCCCTGA
- the trxB gene encoding thioredoxin-disulfide reductase: MDEVRNLIIIGSGPAGYTAAVYAARANLNPLVIEGVQSGGALMTTTEVENFPGFADGILGPELMDNMRKQAERFGAEFLTDDVTRVELVDTGDAGSGATSTVWVGETAYRARAVILATGSAWRPLGVPGEQEYLGHGVSSCATCDGFFFRNQHIVVVGGGDSAMEEASFLTRFADSVTIVHRRDSFRASKIMAERALGNDKIKVEWNSVVEEILGDDGKVTGARLRNVHTGETKVLDVTGVFVAIGHDPRSELFRGQVELNDEGYVKVQVPSTRTSVPGVFAAGDLVDHVYRQAITAAGTGCAAALDAERFIATLQG, from the coding sequence GTGGACGAGGTCCGCAACCTGATCATCATCGGCTCCGGGCCGGCCGGCTACACCGCGGCGGTCTACGCCGCACGCGCCAACCTGAATCCGCTGGTGATCGAGGGCGTGCAGTCCGGCGGTGCGCTGATGACGACGACCGAGGTGGAGAACTTCCCCGGCTTCGCCGACGGCATCCTCGGGCCCGAGCTGATGGACAACATGCGCAAGCAGGCCGAACGGTTCGGCGCCGAGTTCCTGACCGACGACGTGACCCGGGTGGAGCTGGTCGACACCGGCGACGCCGGCTCGGGCGCGACCAGCACCGTGTGGGTCGGCGAGACCGCCTACCGGGCCCGTGCCGTCATCCTGGCCACCGGCTCCGCCTGGCGGCCGCTCGGCGTGCCGGGCGAGCAGGAGTACCTCGGCCACGGTGTCTCGTCCTGTGCCACCTGTGACGGCTTCTTCTTCCGCAACCAGCACATCGTCGTCGTCGGCGGTGGTGACTCGGCGATGGAGGAGGCCAGCTTCCTGACCCGCTTCGCCGACTCGGTGACCATCGTCCACCGGCGCGACTCGTTCCGGGCCAGCAAGATCATGGCCGAGCGCGCGCTCGGCAACGACAAGATCAAGGTCGAGTGGAACAGCGTCGTCGAGGAGATCCTCGGCGACGACGGCAAGGTCACCGGCGCCCGCCTCCGCAACGTGCACACCGGCGAGACCAAGGTGCTCGACGTGACCGGTGTCTTCGTCGCCATCGGTCACGACCCGCGCAGCGAGCTCTTCCGCGGCCAGGTGGAGCTGAACGACGAGGGGTACGTGAAGGTCCAGGTCCCGAGCACCCGCACGAGCGTGCCGGGTGTCTTCGCCGCCGGCGACCTCGTCGACCACGTCTACCGGCAGGCGATCACCGCCGCCGGCACGGGCTGCGCCGCCGCTCTCGACGCCGAGCGGTTCATCGCGACGTTGCAGGGCTGA
- a CDS encoding GNAT family N-acetyltransferase encodes MSRRLVSLTLDTLEDLPRPCRQCVYWELDPVSADRACAAGDPGLEKEAWVSQTLLEWGSCGKLAYVDGMPAGFVMYAPPAYVPRSMAFPTSPVSADAALLMTANVVPAFAGGGLGRMLVQGVARDLTKRGIKAIEAFGDAKFGDADDPTRACVAPADFFLSVGFKTVRPHPRFPRLRLELRTALSWKSDVEYALEKLLGSMSPETLLRPVRPAPATRSTMH; translated from the coding sequence ATGTCGCGACGTCTGGTCAGTCTGACCCTGGACACCCTGGAGGACCTGCCCCGTCCGTGCCGCCAGTGCGTCTACTGGGAGCTTGATCCGGTTTCCGCCGACCGTGCCTGCGCCGCCGGTGACCCCGGTCTGGAGAAGGAGGCCTGGGTCTCCCAGACGCTGCTGGAGTGGGGCTCCTGCGGCAAGCTCGCGTACGTGGACGGCATGCCGGCGGGTTTCGTGATGTACGCCCCACCCGCCTACGTGCCCCGTTCGATGGCCTTCCCCACCTCGCCGGTCTCCGCCGACGCGGCGCTGCTCATGACGGCCAACGTGGTGCCCGCCTTCGCCGGTGGCGGGCTGGGCCGGATGCTGGTGCAGGGTGTGGCGCGCGACCTCACCAAGCGGGGGATCAAGGCGATCGAGGCGTTCGGCGACGCCAAGTTCGGCGACGCGGACGACCCGACCCGCGCCTGCGTCGCTCCAGCCGATTTCTTCCTCTCCGTCGGTTTTAAGACCGTACGTCCGCATCCGCGCTTCCCCCGCCTCCGGCTCGAACTGCGCACCGCGCTCAGTTGGAAGTCCGACGTCGAGTACGCGCTGGAGAAGCTGCTCGGCTCGATGAGCCCGGAGACCCTGCTCCGTCCGGTACGACCCGCCCCGGCCACCCGCTCCACGATGCACTGA
- a CDS encoding N-acetylmuramoyl-L-alanine amidase, which produces MRPIRPGDRGPAVTEIRTVLVGLNLITPAGPDDDEFDAQTERAVRAFQQSRGLSVDGRVGEETWRALDAARWRLGARTLYHAVPEPLTGEDVRSLQERLLEMGYDVGRADAIYGIRTSRAVAQFQREVGLTPDGACGPHTMNALRRLGRKVVGGRPQWLRESDAIRQSGPTLVGRTVVIDPGHGGTDPGVVVPDGQLRWTEADLVHDLASRLEGRLAASGVRVQLTRGPSPEDCLPDTERAELANALGADVFISLHTDGHANPCAEGVATYHYGTDNGVTSATGERLAGLVQREIVARTGLRDCRTHAKAWDLLRLTRMPAVRVEIGYLTSPADRDRLVDPRFRDRLVEAIVAGVQRMYLPIERDVPTGSIDVSELRAVVAAGTVVD; this is translated from the coding sequence GTGCGTCCGATCCGTCCCGGTGACCGCGGGCCCGCGGTCACGGAGATCCGTACGGTCCTGGTCGGTCTGAACCTGATCACCCCGGCCGGTCCCGACGACGACGAGTTCGACGCCCAGACCGAGCGGGCCGTACGCGCGTTCCAGCAGTCGCGTGGTCTGAGCGTCGACGGCCGCGTCGGCGAGGAGACGTGGCGGGCCCTGGACGCCGCCCGCTGGCGGCTCGGCGCCCGCACGCTCTACCACGCCGTGCCGGAACCACTCACCGGCGAGGACGTCCGCTCCCTGCAGGAACGCCTGCTGGAGATGGGGTACGACGTCGGCCGCGCCGACGCGATCTACGGGATACGGACGTCGCGGGCGGTGGCCCAGTTCCAGCGGGAGGTCGGGCTCACCCCGGACGGCGCCTGCGGACCGCACACCATGAACGCGCTGCGCCGCCTCGGCCGGAAGGTCGTGGGTGGCCGGCCGCAGTGGCTGCGCGAGTCCGACGCCATCCGCCAGTCCGGCCCGACCCTGGTCGGCCGCACCGTGGTCATCGACCCCGGGCACGGCGGCACCGACCCGGGCGTCGTGGTGCCGGACGGGCAGCTGCGCTGGACCGAGGCGGATCTGGTCCACGACCTGGCCAGCCGACTGGAGGGACGCCTCGCCGCCTCCGGCGTACGGGTTCAGCTCACCCGCGGGCCTTCGCCGGAGGACTGCCTGCCGGACACCGAGCGCGCCGAGCTGGCCAACGCGCTGGGCGCCGACGTGTTCATCTCCCTGCACACCGACGGGCACGCCAACCCGTGCGCCGAGGGCGTGGCCACCTACCACTACGGCACGGACAACGGGGTGACCTCGGCGACCGGTGAACGGCTCGCCGGACTGGTGCAGCGGGAGATCGTGGCCCGCACCGGCCTGCGCGACTGCCGAACCCACGCCAAGGCGTGGGACCTGCTCCGGCTGACCCGGATGCCGGCGGTCCGGGTGGAGATCGGTTACCTCACCTCACCGGCCGACCGCGACCGGTTGGTCGACCCGCGGTTCCGGGATCGGTTGGTGGAGGCGATCGTGGCCGGCGTGCAGCGGATGTACCTGCCGATCGAGCGGGACGTCCCGACCGGCTCGATCGACGTCAGCGAACTGCGCGCTGTGGTGGCGGCCGGCACGGTCGTCGACTGA
- the trxA gene encoding thioredoxin: MGTTKAVTDASFATDVLKSEKPVLVDFWAEWCGPCRKVSPLLEEIAGEMGDQVTIVKVNIDENPETARAYRVMSVPTLTVFKNGEPVQSIAGAKPKGELVKLIESAL, encoded by the coding sequence GTGGGAACGACCAAGGCGGTCACCGACGCGAGTTTCGCGACCGACGTGTTGAAGTCCGAGAAGCCGGTGCTGGTCGACTTCTGGGCCGAGTGGTGCGGGCCGTGTCGCAAGGTCTCGCCGCTGCTGGAGGAGATCGCGGGCGAGATGGGTGACCAGGTCACCATCGTCAAGGTCAACATCGACGAGAACCCGGAGACCGCCCGGGCCTACCGGGTGATGTCCGTGCCGACCCTGACCGTGTTCAAGAACGGTGAGCCGGTCCAGTCCATCGCCGGGGCCAAGCCCAAGGGTGAGCTGGTGAAGCTCATCGAATCGGCGCTCTGA
- the sigM gene encoding RNA polymerase sigma factor SigM, whose product MDAHDVGPPPAAAPVPSGVADPAHDLALLRAHVAGDRDAFTELFHRHRDRLWAVALRTMGDREEAADALQDALLSAHRAAGRFRGESAVTTWLHRIVVNACLDRIRRRQAHPTVPLPDGVHSDSGSGTGGVEPAAPVTDHDTALVVRQALAALPVEQRAALVLVDVQGYPVAEVARILGVAEGTVKSRCARGRARLAVLLGHLRGDVPPVTSGNPRPSEGVGSGPGRSRRDANQEDA is encoded by the coding sequence ATGGACGCGCACGACGTGGGTCCACCGCCGGCCGCCGCGCCGGTCCCGTCCGGCGTCGCCGACCCGGCCCACGACCTCGCGCTGCTGCGTGCCCACGTCGCCGGCGACCGGGACGCCTTCACCGAGCTGTTCCACCGGCACCGCGACCGCCTCTGGGCCGTTGCGCTGCGCACGATGGGCGACCGCGAGGAGGCCGCGGACGCCCTCCAGGACGCGCTGCTCTCCGCCCACCGCGCGGCCGGCCGCTTCCGCGGTGAGTCGGCCGTCACCACCTGGCTGCACCGGATCGTGGTCAACGCCTGCCTGGACCGGATCCGCCGGCGGCAGGCGCACCCCACGGTGCCGCTGCCGGACGGCGTGCACAGCGACAGCGGGTCGGGCACCGGCGGTGTCGAACCGGCCGCGCCGGTGACCGACCACGACACCGCCCTCGTCGTCCGGCAGGCCCTCGCCGCGCTGCCGGTCGAGCAGCGCGCCGCGCTCGTCCTCGTCGACGTGCAGGGCTACCCGGTCGCCGAGGTGGCCCGCATCCTCGGCGTCGCCGAGGGGACGGTGAAGAGCCGGTGTGCCCGAGGCCGGGCCCGGCTGGCGGTGTTGCTGGGGCATCTGCGCGGCGACGTGCCGCCCGTCACCTCGGGGAACCCACGCCCCTCCGAGGGCGTCGGATCAGGGCCGGGGCGATCCCGGCGCGACGCCAACCAGGAGGACGCGTGA